Proteins encoded in a region of the Vanessa atalanta chromosome 23, ilVanAtal1.2, whole genome shotgun sequence genome:
- the LOC125073131 gene encoding uncharacterized protein LOC125073131: protein MKFTLIVLLALGAFASGDDSDNTMETAINFIKDCRGDYILCVKEKLLKIVENLRTARSIAIAEGVVLKGEPDVRTGKKLDTLPVDPTARDAEVNYRLMDGVVSLFETHALEVKMNQADKEEMQRSLDEGRGKKKGGSGIGGIIGLLGAKVLLGKLFIVKLIALKALATAKIALVLAVVLFVAWCLKQDHTKTTYEVVPHPHHHETHHPVHVEHVSHDIGHGHGYSGYGSGSDWNKNIDDAQNLAYSAYSPHK, encoded by the exons ATGAAGTTCACGCTGATCGTACTCCTAGCCCTCGGCGCTTTTGCCAGCGGCGACGACAGTGACAACACAATGGAAACGGCCATCAACTTCATCAAGGACTGCAGAGGAGACTACATTCTTTGTGTTAAg GAGAAGTTGTTGAAGATCGTGGAAAATTTAAGAACAGCTAGGAGCATTGCAATTGCTGAAGGTGTTGTTCTAAAAGGCGAGCCGGATGTCAGAACTGGAAAGAAGTTGGATACTCTTCCTGTCGACCCAACAGCCAGAGATGCTGAAGTTAATTACAGATTAATGGATGGAGTTGTCAGTCTATTTGAAACTCATGCTCTTGAGGTTAAAATGAACCAAGCTGATAAGGAAGAGATGCAACGTTCTTTAGATGAAG GGCGTGGTAAGAAAAAAGGTGGAAGCGGTATTGGAGGAATAATTGGACTGCTCGGAGCCAAGGTCCTTCTCGGGAAACTGTTCATCGTCAAGCTCATCGCCCTCAAGGCATTAGCAACAGCCAAGATCGCTTTAGTTCTCGCAGTCGTTCTATTCGTTGCCTGGTGCTTGAAACAGGATCACACCAAAACTACATACGAAGTGGTGCCCCACCCTCACCACCACGAAACTCACCACCCAGTTCATGTAGAACATGTTTCCCATGATATCGGCCACGGTCACGGCTATTCAGGTTACGGATCCGGTTCCGACTGGAACAAGAACATTGACGATGCCCAAAACTTGGCCTACAGCGCTTACTCAcctcataaataa